A DNA window from Bacteroides cellulosilyticus contains the following coding sequences:
- a CDS encoding S46 family peptidase — MKLKCILIVACSLFTLTGQADEGMWMLGNLNKQTRKTMKELGLQMPADKLYNPKKPSLKDAVVSFGGFCSGVVVSEDGLVFTNHHCGFSSVQQHSSVEHDYLKDGFVARSRAEELPNPELYVRFLLRTEDVTKRVLGVVKPSMNEMERSSAVDSMMMVIGGEVSLKDSTLLGVVDAYYGGNEFWLSVYRDFNDVRLVFAPPSSVGKFGWDTDNWVWPRHTGDFCVFRIYADHKNRPADYSPDNVPYHPEYVAPISLDGYKEGSFCMTIGYPGSTERYLSSFGIEEMMNNSNQAQIDIRGVKQAIWKREMDSKDSIRIKYASKYDESSNYWKNSIGVNRAIRKLGILEKKREMEQEIRRWIQQNPDEREKLLQLFTDLELNYKNRREVNRAQAYFIESFLYGPELVQLALKILNFDFEGEQKTVIAALKDIVEQYSNLDLDIDKEVFTALLKEYRLKVDTTFLPEIYHTIAQKYNGDEKAFVDSLYASSELTTPRGLKRFLERDTTYQIFDDPAISLGIDMLTVLFDMNMQMQAPTTEIIRGERLLNGVIRRMYTSRNFYPDANSTMRLSFGTVCGYTPFDGAEYDYYTTTKGVLEKVKAHVDDVDFAVQPEVLSLLSSGNFGRYADEKGEMKVCFISNNDITGGNSGSAMFNSKGELLGLAFDGNWEAMGSDILYEPKMQRTIGVDVRYILFMIEKYGKAGNLIQELNILN, encoded by the coding sequence ATGAAGCTAAAGTGTATCCTAATTGTAGCTTGCAGCCTCTTCACATTGACGGGACAGGCGGACGAAGGTATGTGGATGCTGGGAAACCTGAATAAACAGACCCGTAAGACCATGAAAGAACTCGGCCTGCAAATGCCTGCCGATAAACTATATAATCCGAAGAAACCGTCGTTGAAAGATGCGGTAGTCAGTTTTGGAGGGTTTTGTTCCGGTGTGGTAGTGTCGGAAGACGGGTTGGTGTTTACCAATCATCACTGTGGCTTCAGCAGTGTGCAGCAACATTCGTCGGTGGAGCATGATTACCTGAAAGATGGTTTCGTAGCCCGTAGCCGTGCAGAGGAATTACCTAATCCGGAGCTTTATGTTCGTTTTCTGCTTCGTACGGAAGATGTAACCAAGCGTGTGCTGGGAGTTGTTAAACCTTCGATGAACGAGATGGAACGTTCCAGTGCGGTAGACTCTATGATGATGGTAATAGGTGGTGAGGTATCCCTGAAAGACTCCACTTTGCTTGGCGTGGTAGATGCTTATTATGGAGGCAATGAGTTCTGGCTCTCCGTTTACCGCGATTTCAACGATGTGCGGTTGGTGTTTGCACCTCCTTCCTCTGTCGGTAAGTTCGGTTGGGATACGGATAATTGGGTGTGGCCTCGGCATACAGGAGATTTCTGTGTGTTTCGTATTTATGCAGACCACAAGAACCGGCCTGCCGATTACTCCCCCGACAATGTTCCGTATCACCCTGAATATGTAGCGCCGATTTCACTGGATGGTTATAAGGAAGGCTCTTTCTGTATGACGATAGGCTATCCGGGAAGTACGGAACGTTACCTTTCTTCATTCGGTATCGAGGAAATGATGAATAACTCCAATCAGGCGCAGATTGACATCCGTGGTGTGAAGCAAGCCATCTGGAAACGTGAAATGGATAGTAAGGACAGTATACGCATTAAGTATGCTTCCAAATACGATGAAAGCTCCAATTACTGGAAGAACAGTATCGGTGTCAACCGTGCCATCCGTAAGCTGGGAATCCTGGAGAAGAAACGTGAAATGGAACAGGAAATCCGTCGATGGATACAGCAGAACCCGGACGAACGTGAGAAGCTTCTTCAACTGTTTACAGACCTGGAACTGAATTATAAGAACCGCCGGGAGGTAAACCGTGCGCAGGCTTACTTTATCGAGTCTTTCCTATATGGACCCGAATTAGTGCAGCTTGCACTGAAGATTCTGAACTTCGACTTTGAAGGGGAGCAGAAAACAGTTATTGCCGCCTTGAAGGATATCGTTGAGCAATACTCTAATTTGGACCTGGATATAGACAAGGAAGTATTTACGGCACTGTTGAAGGAGTATCGCTTAAAAGTGGATACCACTTTCCTGCCGGAAATCTACCATACTATCGCACAGAAATATAATGGGGATGAGAAAGCTTTCGTAGATAGTCTTTATGCAAGTTCTGAGTTGACTACTCCCCGTGGTTTGAAGCGCTTTCTTGAACGGGATACTACCTATCAGATTTTCGATGATCCGGCTATCTCGTTGGGCATTGATATGCTGACGGTGTTGTTCGATATGAATATGCAGATGCAGGCGCCTACTACGGAGATCATCCGCGGGGAACGTTTGCTGAACGGGGTTATCCGTCGGATGTATACGTCTCGTAACTTTTATCCGGATGCCAATTCCACCATGCGGCTGAGCTTTGGAACGGTATGCGGTTATACTCCCTTTGACGGAGCGGAATATGATTATTATACAACGACAAAGGGTGTCCTGGAGAAAGTGAAAGCTCATGTGGATGATGTTGATTTTGCAGTACAGCCGGAGGTACTTTCATTGCTCTCTTCGGGCAATTTCGGAAGATATGCCGATGAAAAGGGCGAAATGAAGGTGTGCTTCATCTCTAATAATGACATTACGGGTGGCAATAGTGGTAGTGCGATGTTCAATTCGAAAGGTGAATTGCTGGGGTTGGCTTTCGATGGAAACTGGGAAGCTATGGGCAGTGATATTCTTTATGAACCGAAGATGCAGCGTACCATCGGGGTGGACGTGCGCTATATATTGTTTATGATTGAGAAATACGGGAAAGCAGGGAACCTGATCCAGGAATTGAATATTCTCAATTAG
- a CDS encoding TIGR00341 family protein — METPEQNQNRNVFAVKKFLSEYLDLRKDKDNELETVDSIRKGVEFKGANLWILIFAIFMASLGLNVNSTAVIIGAMLISPLMGPIMGVGLSVGLNDFELMKRSLKSFLITTLFSVTTATIFFLVSPVAEGQSELLARTSPTIYDVFIALMGGLAGVVALSTKEKGNVIPGVAIATALMPPLCTAGYGLATGNLVYFLGAFYLYFINSVFISLATFAGVRVMHFQRKEFVDKKREKKVRQYIILIAVLTMCPAVYLTVGIIQSTFYESAANRFVAEQLSFENTQVLDKKIHYHGSKDNEIRVVLIGQEVPEASIAIARNKMKDYKLGETKLIVLQGMNNEAVDISSIRAMVMEDFYKNSEERLVEQTKKITVLEQSLARYKSFDELGKTIVPELKVLYPSVKTVSISHAIELTVDSVRTDTITLAVLKFGKHPDAHEKQKITEWLKARTGAKKLRLIAE; from the coding sequence ATGGAAACACCTGAACAGAACCAAAACCGGAATGTTTTTGCCGTCAAAAAGTTCCTGAGCGAGTATCTTGATCTGAGGAAAGACAAAGATAATGAGCTGGAAACAGTAGACTCCATCCGCAAAGGAGTGGAGTTTAAAGGAGCCAATCTGTGGATTTTGATCTTTGCCATCTTTATGGCATCATTGGGACTGAATGTCAACTCCACAGCCGTAATCATCGGTGCCATGTTGATTTCCCCACTGATGGGACCTATCATGGGTGTGGGACTGTCTGTCGGTCTGAATGACTTCGAACTGATGAAGCGCTCACTGAAGAGCTTTTTGATAACCACCTTGTTCAGTGTGACTACCGCTACTATCTTCTTTCTTGTAAGCCCTGTTGCCGAAGGGCAGTCGGAGCTTCTGGCACGTACTTCACCTACGATTTATGACGTATTCATCGCATTGATGGGTGGTCTTGCCGGTGTAGTTGCCCTGTCTACCAAGGAGAAAGGAAATGTGATTCCTGGTGTTGCCATTGCCACGGCTTTGATGCCGCCGCTCTGTACGGCAGGTTACGGGTTGGCAACGGGGAATCTGGTTTATTTCCTCGGAGCATTCTATCTTTACTTCATTAATTCGGTATTTATCAGTCTTGCCACGTTTGCCGGTGTGCGTGTGATGCATTTCCAGCGTAAAGAGTTTGTGGACAAGAAGCGGGAGAAGAAAGTACGCCAATACATAATACTCATTGCTGTGCTGACTATGTGTCCGGCTGTCTACTTGACGGTAGGCATTATTCAGAGTACTTTCTATGAGAGTGCCGCCAATCGGTTTGTTGCCGAACAGCTTTCTTTTGAGAATACACAGGTGCTAGACAAGAAGATTCATTATCATGGCAGTAAGGACAATGAAATACGTGTGGTACTGATCGGACAAGAAGTTCCCGAAGCTTCGATTGCCATTGCCCGCAACAAGATGAAGGATTATAAGTTAGGTGAAACGAAGCTGATCGTTCTTCAGGGAATGAATAACGAAGCTGTGGATATTTCTTCTATCCGAGCTATGGTGATGGAAGATTTCTATAAAAACAGTGAGGAACGACTGGTGGAACAAACCAAGAAAATCACAGTGCTGGAACAGAGTCTGGCAAGATACAAATCTTTCGATGAATTGGGCAAAACGATCGTTCCGGAGCTAAAAGTTCTCTATCCATCAGTGAAAACTGTTTCTATCTCTCATGCCATAGAACTGACGGTTGATTCGGTACGGACGGATACCATTACACTTGCTGTGCTGAAGTTTGGCAAGCATCCCGACGCCCATGAGAAACAGAAGATTACCGAATGGCTGAAAGCACGTACTGGAGCGAAAAAACTAAGACTGATTGCAGAATGA
- a CDS encoding lipopolysaccharide biosynthesis protein, whose product MAGLKSLAKETAIYGVSSIVGRFLNYLLVPVYTIALPASSGGYGVVTNIYAWVALILVLLTCGMETGFFRFANKGQDDPMRVYSTTLLSVSIGSLVFVALGLLFLEPIAGWLEYGEHPWYIGMMMIVVAMDAIQSIPFAYLRYKKRPIKFAALKLLFIFLNIALNLFYYVILEGNDVGYAFLFNLVCTSVVMVCMIPELRGFTYVLDKELLKRMLRYSLPLVILGVAGILNQVADKIIFPFVYPDEAEATVQLGIYGAASKIAMIMAMFTQAFRFAYEPFVFGKSKEKDSREMYAQAMKFFIIFTLLAFLAVMFYLDILRHVIGRDYWDGLRVVPIVMAAEIFMGIYFNLSFWYKLIDETRWGAYFSLTGCTILILMNVFLIPKYGYIACAWAGFTGYGVAMLLSYFVGQKKYPIQYDLKAIGMYVLLAAVLYVAAEYVPIDNIYLRMAYRTILLLLFVAYVVKRDLPLSQIPILNRFIRK is encoded by the coding sequence ATGGCGGGATTAAAAAGTTTAGCAAAAGAAACGGCTATTTACGGGGTGAGTAGTATTGTAGGGCGCTTCCTCAATTATCTGCTGGTGCCTGTATATACGATAGCTTTGCCTGCATCGTCGGGTGGCTATGGTGTGGTTACGAATATATATGCCTGGGTGGCATTGATACTGGTATTGCTGACGTGCGGCATGGAGACGGGTTTTTTCCGTTTTGCCAATAAAGGGCAGGATGACCCGATGCGGGTGTACTCTACCACCTTGTTGAGCGTAAGTATCGGTTCATTGGTGTTCGTAGCCTTGGGATTGTTATTTCTGGAACCTATTGCCGGATGGTTGGAATACGGAGAACATCCCTGGTATATAGGCATGATGATGATTGTGGTAGCGATGGATGCCATTCAAAGTATTCCGTTCGCTTATCTGCGCTATAAAAAACGTCCTATCAAGTTTGCTGCATTGAAGTTGCTGTTTATCTTCCTCAATATAGCACTCAATCTTTTCTATTATGTCATATTGGAAGGGAATGATGTGGGGTATGCTTTCCTCTTCAATCTGGTATGTACCTCTGTTGTTATGGTGTGCATGATACCGGAACTGAGGGGCTTTACTTATGTGCTGGATAAAGAATTGCTGAAACGGATGCTTCGTTACTCTCTGCCGTTGGTTATTCTGGGTGTGGCAGGCATCCTGAATCAGGTGGCTGATAAGATTATTTTTCCTTTCGTCTATCCCGACGAGGCTGAGGCTACCGTACAACTCGGCATTTACGGAGCTGCCAGTAAGATTGCCATGATTATGGCTATGTTTACCCAGGCATTCCGCTTCGCTTATGAACCTTTTGTGTTCGGTAAGAGCAAGGAGAAAGATAGTCGTGAGATGTATGCCCAGGCTATGAAATTTTTCATTATCTTTACTTTGCTTGCCTTTCTGGCTGTAATGTTCTATCTGGACATCCTGCGCCATGTCATCGGACGTGATTACTGGGATGGATTACGGGTGGTGCCTATTGTCATGGCAGCTGAAATCTTTATGGGCATTTACTTCAACCTGTCCTTTTGGTACAAATTGATTGATGAGACCCGTTGGGGAGCCTACTTCTCGTTGACAGGCTGTACCATCCTGATATTGATGAACGTCTTCTTGATCCCGAAGTATGGTTACATCGCTTGTGCCTGGGCGGGATTTACCGGATATGGCGTTGCTATGCTGCTTTCTTACTTTGTGGGCCAGAAGAAATATCCGATACAATACGACCTGAAGGCGATAGGTATGTATGTGCTTCTGGCGGCTGTGCTTTATGTGGCCGCCGAATATGTACCGATAGACAATATCTACTTGCGTATGGCATACCGCACAATTCTGCTGCTGCTGTTTGTCGCTTATGTCGTGAAGCGTGATTTGCCGCTTAGCCAAATACCAATCCTAAACCGTTTCATTCGAAAATAA
- the ruvB gene encoding Holliday junction branch migration DNA helicase RuvB, with protein MEQDDFDIRNQQSISSKERDFENALRPLSFEDFSGQDKVVDNLRIFVKAARLRGEALDHVLLHGPPGLGKTTLSNIIANELGVGFKVTSGPVLDKPGDLAGVLTSLEPNDVLFIDEIHRLSPVVEEYLYSAMEDYRIDIMIDKGPSARSIQIDLNPFTMVGATTRSGLLTAPLRARFGINLHLEYYDDDVLSGIIRRSAGILNVPCSTRAASEIASRSRGTPRIANALLRRVRDFAQVKGSGSIDTEIANYALEALNIDKYGLDEIDNKILCTIIDKFKGGPVGLTTIATALGEDAGTVEEVYEPFLIKEGFLKRTPRGREVTELAYKHLGRSLYNSQRTLFND; from the coding sequence ATGGAACAAGACGATTTTGACATACGCAATCAGCAATCCATCAGCAGTAAAGAACGCGATTTTGAGAACGCGCTTCGTCCCTTGTCCTTTGAAGATTTCAGCGGGCAGGACAAGGTGGTGGATAACTTGCGTATTTTTGTGAAGGCGGCTCGTCTGCGTGGCGAAGCACTGGACCATGTATTGCTGCACGGTCCTCCGGGATTGGGAAAGACTACGCTTTCGAATATTATTGCCAATGAGTTGGGCGTTGGGTTTAAGGTTACTTCCGGTCCGGTGCTTGATAAACCGGGTGATTTGGCGGGAGTGCTTACCAGTCTGGAGCCGAATGATGTGCTGTTTATCGATGAAATTCACCGGCTTTCTCCGGTGGTGGAAGAGTATCTGTATTCTGCAATGGAGGATTACCGCATTGACATCATGATAGACAAAGGCCCGTCTGCACGGAGCATCCAGATTGATCTGAATCCGTTTACGATGGTGGGAGCTACTACCCGTAGCGGCTTGCTGACTGCGCCTTTGCGTGCACGTTTTGGCATTAATCTGCATTTGGAGTATTACGATGATGATGTATTGAGCGGTATTATTCGTCGTTCGGCAGGGATATTGAATGTACCTTGCTCTACAAGGGCAGCTTCAGAGATTGCTTCCCGTAGCCGTGGAACGCCGCGTATTGCAAATGCATTGTTGCGTCGTGTACGGGATTTTGCACAGGTGAAAGGTTCGGGGAGCATTGATACCGAGATTGCGAATTACGCTCTTGAAGCGCTGAATATCGATAAGTACGGACTCGATGAAATCGATAATAAGATACTTTGTACCATTATTGATAAATTCAAAGGCGGTCCGGTAGGGCTTACTACCATTGCTACGGCATTGGGTGAGGATGCTGGGACCGTAGAAGAAGTATACGAACCGTTCCTGATAAAAGAAGGTTTCCTGAAACGTACTCCGCGCGGACGTGAAGTGACTGAACTGGCTTATAAACATTTAGGACGTAGCCTTTACAATAGTCAGCGTACCTTATTTAACGACTAA
- a CDS encoding helix-turn-helix domain-containing protein, whose translation MDCEKQTTEYKSLLKIRTGDKGFKDLSVTCVALANAQGGRIFIGYDDKKKAPLPGQHVTSDEVNEAVTKLRSLCFNVGLVASEICTDDTGSQYFIVSVSPSMHSVATTSDGRIYIRVADKCEPVRSEDLQRLGEEKGAYQWELVRTKYLLDGVALDALRQLANDIRNFSFKKKTVCAAIRISC comes from the coding sequence ATGGATTGCGAGAAGCAGACAACCGAATATAAGAGTCTTCTGAAAATTAGAACAGGAGATAAAGGATTCAAAGACTTGTCCGTGACCTGTGTTGCTTTGGCAAATGCACAAGGCGGAAGAATCTTTATAGGCTACGATGACAAGAAGAAAGCCCCTTTGCCGGGACAGCATGTCACGTCCGACGAAGTGAATGAGGCAGTGACTAAATTGCGTAGCCTCTGTTTCAACGTCGGCCTTGTAGCTTCTGAAATATGTACTGATGATACCGGCAGCCAATACTTTATTGTTTCTGTTTCACCTTCTATGCATTCTGTAGCTACTACCTCGGACGGACGTATTTACATTCGGGTGGCCGATAAATGTGAACCGGTGCGTAGCGAGGACTTGCAGCGTTTGGGCGAAGAGAAGGGCGCTTATCAGTGGGAATTGGTGAGGACCAAATACCTGCTTGATGGGGTTGCTTTGGATGCTTTGCGGCAGTTGGCGAATGATATTCGTAACTTCAGCTTCAAGAAGAAGACCGTTTGCGCAGCTATACGGATAAGTTGTTGA
- a CDS encoding energy transducer TonB yields the protein MRKLFVLLTMSLLVVAASAQKFSWPPKSYPMKVPFAVSEEVKYYWDVQGVLCTGRGNGGYKFRVLGIANHDFTISRSINFYYISTGNKTTVAGAYYFPKVKAGQKFSFEIVSAFAGYTPAGFQGFYIHDEMLSIPKEEKETKTIGNIQQKDADRAYYDSIRIVDSIAAVEAAEAEMAAERAARVVTAPKYPGGTRILYTFLQENMRKPQIAIETAGYGTTTVEFIVTSDGTVTGANYKRRCNERVDKEVMRLVNMLEGWLPATKGGQPCNAVVQVSMSIFPSFKASAQFIRVVQ from the coding sequence ATGAGAAAGTTATTTGTTTTACTTACAATGAGTTTATTAGTGGTTGCGGCTTCTGCCCAGAAGTTTTCGTGGCCGCCTAAAAGTTATCCAATGAAAGTACCTTTTGCTGTGTCGGAAGAGGTGAAGTATTATTGGGATGTGCAGGGAGTTCTTTGTACGGGTCGGGGAAACGGAGGTTATAAATTCAGAGTACTGGGAATAGCCAATCACGACTTTACGATAAGTAGAAGCATTAATTTTTATTATATAAGTACAGGTAATAAGACGACAGTGGCAGGCGCGTATTATTTCCCTAAGGTGAAAGCAGGACAGAAGTTTAGTTTTGAGATTGTTTCCGCTTTTGCGGGATATACTCCTGCGGGTTTTCAAGGATTTTATATTCATGATGAGATGTTGAGCATACCCAAAGAAGAGAAGGAAACCAAGACTATAGGCAACATTCAGCAGAAGGATGCTGACAGAGCCTATTATGATTCGATACGCATAGTGGATTCAATAGCGGCAGTGGAAGCGGCAGAGGCAGAAATGGCTGCTGAACGTGCCGCGCGTGTAGTGACTGCTCCCAAATATCCGGGAGGGACTAGGATTCTGTATACTTTCTTACAGGAGAATATGCGTAAACCTCAGATTGCGATTGAAACGGCAGGATATGGTACTACTACCGTTGAGTTCATTGTGACGTCCGATGGCACAGTTACCGGTGCAAATTACAAAAGGCGTTGTAATGAGCGTGTTGATAAAGAAGTGATGCGCCTGGTGAATATGCTGGAAGGATGGCTTCCGGCAACGAAGGGCGGTCAGCCATGTAATGCCGTAGTGCAGGTCTCTATGTCTATTTTTCCTTCATTTAAGGCTTCGGCTCAATTTATAAGGGTGGTGCAATAG
- a CDS encoding DUF3488 domain-containing protein codes for MNAIQSLNRRKWILSLGIVVFLLLGISGCSKEKPSLKGRWEMFVGKDPSLMGQEYGVDNLIYCMELDFSERTFDTEMEELPSGKKSYGFMDFSTMSRIYRYYIDSVSYIGNNKYRLVSLGTYDLQLYEDTLTFNPKTNEITYGKDDVFKYVSGLRPFVGEWEMMDNEGTSEYVKLSLYQEIKAPDEYPLNGQSCYGYIVYDTDVDISHKLITSVVSSNALGAIVMAVFPDYPEDKPMQVHFNYNWKDGTLIMDGGAPLPNKNGAPVLEELSANDSFLFAKVGMWIFVLAILLVVSLILLNVLDVEGAIRFWLPVIELLAMSVLILFLVCNIFCNEGKLDLGESGLMSVLKLYGAVILVTGSFLFGLFSILLWLYEGFGYFSKTPTTIAAVIAVMLLAIHMFTGNMLFDILAERFFPSLMYQDGLFGFIMALLVVAVGLLFIVQMIILAVSVKGIYRIAILLLYPVFFAAGIVLLISSMAVVIVAMIVCAIIAFVLAPRKVSESSGNTLPESSDNSNDSQEEDCDAIIKGAGPFGGDVKAKDISFFKDKSLLKGENGKEYKRNDDGKLEEQN; via the coding sequence ATGAATGCAATTCAAAGTTTGAATCGGAGAAAGTGGATACTCTCATTAGGGATCGTTGTATTTCTATTGCTCGGAATATCAGGGTGTAGCAAAGAGAAACCTTCACTGAAAGGTCGTTGGGAGATGTTTGTGGGAAAGGATCCAAGTCTGATGGGGCAGGAGTATGGAGTGGATAACCTTATTTACTGTATGGAGTTGGATTTCTCGGAACGTACTTTTGATACGGAAATGGAAGAACTGCCGAGCGGGAAGAAAAGTTATGGTTTTATGGATTTTTCCACTATGTCCCGCATTTATCGTTATTATATAGATTCGGTTTCCTACATAGGCAATAATAAGTATCGACTGGTGTCATTAGGGACTTACGATTTGCAACTTTATGAAGATACGCTTACTTTTAATCCGAAAACAAACGAGATTACTTATGGTAAAGATGATGTTTTCAAATACGTATCCGGTCTTAGACCGTTTGTTGGGGAATGGGAAATGATGGACAATGAGGGTACAAGCGAATATGTGAAACTTAGCTTGTATCAGGAAATAAAGGCACCGGATGAGTATCCATTGAACGGTCAGTCTTGTTACGGGTACATTGTTTATGACACAGATGTGGACATTAGTCACAAACTGATTACTTCGGTGGTTTCTTCCAATGCTTTGGGGGCAATCGTAATGGCTGTTTTTCCCGATTATCCGGAGGATAAGCCGATGCAAGTTCATTTTAATTATAATTGGAAAGACGGGACTCTGATAATGGACGGGGGAGCACCTTTACCCAACAAAAATGGAGCACCGGTTTTGGAAGAACTTTCTGCTAACGATTCTTTTTTGTTTGCAAAGGTAGGTATGTGGATTTTTGTTTTGGCCATTCTTTTGGTTGTATCCTTGATTCTACTGAATGTGCTGGATGTTGAGGGAGCAATACGTTTTTGGTTGCCTGTCATTGAATTGTTAGCAATGAGTGTTTTAATATTGTTTCTGGTCTGCAATATATTCTGCAACGAAGGAAAACTGGATTTAGGAGAGTCGGGTTTGATGAGTGTTCTGAAACTTTACGGGGCTGTTATTCTGGTAACAGGAAGCTTCCTGTTTGGTTTGTTCAGTATTTTATTGTGGCTTTATGAGGGCTTTGGTTATTTTAGCAAAACTCCCACAACCATTGCTGCTGTGATTGCCGTAATGCTTCTTGCAATTCACATGTTTACAGGGAATATGCTATTTGACATTCTTGCAGAACGCTTTTTCCCCTCATTAATGTACCAGGACGGACTATTTGGGTTTATAATGGCATTATTGGTAGTGGCTGTAGGTCTATTATTTATTGTGCAGATGATTATATTGGCTGTTTCTGTAAAAGGGATTTATCGGATTGCGATATTGTTGCTATATCCGGTATTCTTTGCGGCAGGGATAGTATTGCTGATATCATCAATGGCAGTGGTAATAGTTGCCATGATTGTCTGTGCTATCATTGCATTCGTATTAGCTCCTCGGAAGGTAAGTGAGAGTTCGGGTAATACTTTGCCTGAATCTTCTGATAATAGCAATGACTCTCAGGAGGAAGATTGTGATGCGATAATCAAAGGTGCCGGTCCTTTTGGTGGCGATGTAAAGGCGAAAGATATTAGTTTCTTTAAAGACAAAAGTCTCCTTAAAGGCGAAAATGGGAAAGAATATAAGAGAAATGATGATGGGAAATTAGAAGAACAGAATTGA
- a CDS encoding response regulator has protein sequence MVQLPSDTSKYHLLLIDDHPIVLAGIRNILEVCPEIGEIYAADSAAKALELLKSHDISICMVDIELPDMSGFELIEQIRLLYPGMRIIIETMHSEVWVVRRMVKADVDAVILKQSDPENLQEAIQSVLAGRKYYCPHFQKSRKKLPPEMSQVLSKRELEVLKCISEGLKSNEIAETLYISVNTVEFHRKQIMLKLEAKNASDMLIKAIKGGWLEI, from the coding sequence ATGGTGCAACTTCCATCGGATACATCGAAATACCATCTTCTTCTTATAGATGATCACCCTATTGTATTGGCGGGCATCCGTAACATTCTTGAAGTCTGTCCGGAAATAGGTGAGATATATGCGGCTGACAGTGCTGCGAAAGCTTTGGAACTTCTTAAATCCCACGATATCAGTATTTGCATGGTCGACATAGAATTGCCGGACATGTCGGGTTTTGAGCTGATAGAACAGATACGTTTGCTCTATCCGGGTATGCGTATTATTATTGAGACGATGCATAGTGAGGTGTGGGTGGTCCGTCGGATGGTAAAGGCGGATGTAGATGCAGTGATTCTTAAACAGTCTGATCCGGAGAACCTGCAAGAGGCGATTCAATCGGTTTTGGCAGGTCGTAAATACTACTGTCCACACTTCCAGAAATCCCGGAAGAAGCTTCCTCCTGAAATGTCACAGGTTCTCAGCAAACGCGAACTGGAGGTGCTGAAATGCATATCCGAAGGTCTGAAGAGCAATGAGATAGCAGAAACGCTGTATATATCAGTCAATACAGTGGAGTTTCACCGTAAGCAGATCATGCTTAAGCTGGAAGCCAAGAATGCATCTGATATGTTGATAAAGGCTATTAAGGGAGGTTGGTTGGAAATATAG